Proteins from a genomic interval of Pseudomonas asplenii:
- a CDS encoding aminotransferase class I/II-fold pyridoxal phosphate-dependent enzyme translates to MPDSRPPMPELEKLRERHAGFCERRESINMTRGLPSPEQISLSHDFLSLPGTHQFSSADGQDWLNYGGLQGVKEVRELFGPAMLGLPGEQVAIGENSSLALMHEAIGHAWIRGFAGMQPWGKAEKVRFICPEPGYDRHFSICEYYGIEMIPVALDEQGPDMETVERLVAADPSIRGMWCVPRHANPNGAIYSEEVVNRLAGMPTAASDFKLFWDNAYAVHDFHEAPGQAPDPYAACVRSGNPDRLLMFASTSKMVIPSSGISMIGGSLATLRWWLDCRQYKTIGPDKVNQVRHLMFFRSQENLLAHMKHHGQSLGAKFERVQQVFSRTLTGLPQVSWSRPSGGYFISLLVPEGLAGRVVAIAAEAGVKMTPAGATHCHGHDAHGRHLRIAPSYLSLAQIDQATEIIANSVLLACAERGHGN, encoded by the coding sequence ATGCCTGATTCTCGCCCACCCATGCCAGAACTGGAAAAACTGCGTGAACGGCACGCCGGATTCTGCGAACGCCGTGAGTCGATCAATATGACCCGCGGCTTGCCATCGCCAGAACAGATCTCGCTGTCGCACGATTTTCTGAGCCTCCCCGGCACCCATCAGTTCTCTTCCGCAGACGGTCAGGACTGGCTTAATTATGGGGGGTTACAAGGTGTCAAGGAGGTTCGTGAACTGTTTGGCCCGGCCATGCTGGGGCTTCCTGGCGAACAGGTCGCCATCGGCGAGAACTCCAGCCTGGCCCTGATGCACGAAGCCATTGGTCACGCCTGGATCAGGGGATTCGCGGGCATGCAGCCTTGGGGAAAGGCCGAGAAGGTGCGTTTCATCTGCCCGGAACCCGGCTACGACCGGCACTTTTCGATCTGCGAGTATTACGGCATCGAAATGATTCCCGTTGCCCTGGACGAGCAAGGGCCTGATATGGAGACGGTCGAACGTCTGGTCGCGGCCGACCCGAGCATTCGCGGCATGTGGTGCGTGCCTCGGCACGCCAACCCCAATGGCGCGATCTACAGCGAGGAAGTGGTCAACCGGCTCGCCGGCATGCCAACCGCGGCCAGTGACTTCAAGCTGTTCTGGGATAATGCCTATGCGGTTCATGACTTCCACGAAGCCCCAGGGCAAGCACCTGATCCGTACGCAGCCTGTGTGCGTAGCGGCAACCCGGACCGGTTGCTCATGTTTGCCTCGACGTCCAAGATGGTCATTCCAAGCTCCGGCATCTCGATGATCGGCGGCAGCCTCGCGACCCTTCGCTGGTGGCTCGACTGCCGCCAGTACAAGACGATCGGCCCGGACAAGGTCAATCAGGTCCGGCACCTGATGTTCTTCCGCAGCCAAGAGAACCTGCTGGCGCACATGAAACATCATGGCCAATCGCTAGGAGCAAAGTTCGAGCGTGTCCAGCAGGTCTTCAGCCGGACGCTGACGGGTCTGCCGCAGGTCAGTTGGTCACGCCCCAGCGGCGGCTACTTCATCTCTCTGCTGGTGCCCGAAGGGCTGGCCGGGCGCGTGGTTGCCATCGCCGCCGAAGCGGGGGTGAAAATGACACCCGCCGGGGCGACCCACTGCCATGGTCATGACGCCCATGGGCGCCACCTGCGCATTGCGCCGTCCTATCTCAGCCTGGCACAGATCGACCAGGCGACCGAAATCATTGCCAACTCGGTCTTGCTGGCCTGTGCCGAGCGCGGTCACGGCAACTGA
- a CDS encoding threo-3-hydroxy-L-aspartate ammonia-lyase: MSEPSLPTAQDVQAAAIRLKGQVRRTPVFTSSTLDNWLQSRIHFKCEQFQRMGAFKIRGALNALMRLDASARQRGVVAYSSGNHAQGIALAARELGIPAVIVMPSDAPATKKAATIGYGATVVEYNRHTEDRLAIARQLQQEHDYTFIPPFDHPDVIAGQGTAALELFEEVGQLDVLLVPVGGGGLIAGTALIASSLAPDCQIIGVEPEAGNDAQRSLRTGSLVTIPTPITIADGAQSQSLGKLTFPIIRERVSDIVTVTDDELLGAMAFLAERMNLVVEPTGCLAAAAAFKMREQLRGKQVGVILSGGNVDLEHYAQLLLQPPRHVATP; the protein is encoded by the coding sequence ATGAGCGAACCGTCATTGCCCACCGCACAGGATGTGCAGGCCGCTGCTATCCGTCTGAAAGGGCAGGTCAGGCGAACGCCCGTGTTCACCTCGTCCACTCTCGACAACTGGCTGCAAAGCCGAATCCACTTCAAGTGCGAGCAATTTCAGCGCATGGGCGCCTTCAAGATACGCGGTGCACTCAACGCGCTGATGAGACTCGATGCATCGGCCAGGCAAAGGGGCGTAGTGGCCTACTCCTCGGGTAACCACGCGCAAGGAATCGCCCTGGCCGCACGGGAGCTGGGCATACCGGCCGTCATCGTCATGCCTTCGGATGCACCGGCGACCAAGAAGGCCGCGACAATAGGCTACGGGGCGACAGTGGTGGAGTACAACCGCCACACCGAAGACCGGCTGGCGATCGCCAGACAGCTGCAGCAGGAACATGACTACACCTTTATCCCTCCGTTCGATCACCCCGATGTCATTGCGGGACAGGGCACTGCCGCCCTGGAGCTGTTCGAAGAGGTTGGCCAGCTGGATGTGCTGCTCGTTCCGGTCGGTGGTGGCGGACTGATTGCCGGGACGGCACTGATCGCCAGCTCCCTGGCTCCGGATTGCCAGATCATCGGCGTTGAACCAGAAGCGGGAAATGATGCGCAGCGCTCGTTGCGCACGGGCTCGCTTGTCACCATCCCTACCCCCATCACCATAGCCGACGGCGCGCAGAGCCAGTCATTGGGCAAGCTCACGTTCCCGATCATCCGGGAGCGGGTCAGTGATATCGTCACAGTGACCGACGACGAGTTGCTGGGGGCAATGGCATTCCTCGCCGAACGGATGAATCTCGTCGTCGAGCCGACCGGGTGCCTGGCGGCCGCCGCCGCGTTCAAGATGCGGGAACAGCTTCGAGGCAAGCAGGTTGGCGTGATATTGTCTGGCGGCAATGTCGACCTTGAGCACTATGCGCAATTGTTGCTCCAACCGCCCAGGCACGTTGCGACCCCGTAA
- a CDS encoding Na+/H+ antiporter codes for MQTAYTVLILLMLVGVSRLLARVIPLPLPLVQIAAGAVLAWPTLGLHVALDPELFLFLFLPPLLFSDGWRMPKREFWRLRGPVLTLAVGLVLFTVVGAGYFIHWLLPDIPLPVAFALAAVLSPTDAVAVSAIAQNRLPTPLMHMLQGEALMNDASGLVTFKFALAAAMTGVFSLANASLTFLLVAVGGLAIGVVLSWLVGRLRAWMIARGWDDPATHVVFMLLLPFAAYVLAERLDVSGILSAVAAGMMQSWLDLLPRQTSTRLLNRSVWSLLEFAFNGLIFLLLGLQLPDIVKAVASHETSLWPTLLYRCLEVLAIFLVLLVLRYVWVQSIWRLSVLLRRWRGQSELASMPKARSCWLLTLGGVRGAVTLAGVMSVPLLMAPGVAFPERDLLIFIAAGVILLSLVTACIALPVLLRDVAPSPDDARRHEVLEAWRRTAEAAIRALEVEEAAESNAAADAAQAALATELKARIMSEYRHQLEVFNDSAEAQALAFQMDLLERRMRLKALRAQRLELYSLRLHHQIGDEALREVLGELDLTEANLGQVK; via the coding sequence ATGCAAACCGCCTACACCGTCCTCATTTTGCTGATGCTGGTCGGCGTCTCGCGTTTGCTGGCACGGGTTATTCCGCTGCCCTTGCCTCTGGTGCAGATCGCTGCTGGCGCGGTACTGGCGTGGCCGACCCTGGGTTTGCATGTCGCGCTGGACCCTGAGCTGTTTCTCTTCCTGTTCCTGCCGCCGTTGCTGTTTTCCGATGGTTGGCGCATGCCCAAGCGCGAATTCTGGCGTTTGCGCGGACCGGTCCTGACCCTGGCGGTGGGGCTGGTGCTGTTCACCGTTGTGGGGGCCGGTTACTTCATCCACTGGCTGTTGCCGGACATTCCCTTGCCAGTGGCCTTTGCCCTGGCTGCGGTGCTGTCGCCGACGGACGCCGTAGCGGTTTCGGCGATTGCCCAGAACCGTCTGCCGACGCCGTTGATGCACATGCTGCAGGGCGAGGCATTGATGAACGATGCTTCGGGCCTGGTGACCTTCAAGTTCGCCCTGGCGGCCGCCATGACCGGCGTGTTTTCCCTGGCCAATGCCAGCCTGACGTTCCTGCTGGTGGCGGTCGGTGGGCTGGCCATCGGCGTGGTGCTGAGCTGGCTGGTCGGGCGTTTGCGTGCCTGGATGATCGCCCGCGGCTGGGACGACCCGGCGACCCATGTGGTGTTCATGTTGCTGTTGCCATTTGCTGCGTATGTCCTGGCCGAGCGTCTTGATGTTTCGGGCATCCTGTCGGCGGTGGCGGCGGGGATGATGCAGAGCTGGCTCGATCTGCTGCCCCGGCAGACCAGTACCCGGTTGCTCAATCGCAGCGTCTGGTCGTTGCTGGAATTTGCCTTCAACGGCCTGATCTTCCTGCTGCTGGGCCTGCAACTGCCAGATATCGTCAAGGCGGTCGCCAGCCATGAAACCTCGCTGTGGCCAACGCTTTTGTATCGTTGCCTGGAGGTGCTGGCGATTTTCCTGGTGCTGCTGGTGTTGCGTTATGTCTGGGTGCAGAGCATCTGGCGGTTGTCGGTGCTGTTGCGGCGCTGGCGTGGCCAGAGCGAGCTGGCGTCGATGCCCAAGGCGCGTTCCTGCTGGTTGCTGACGCTGGGTGGCGTGCGTGGCGCGGTGACGCTGGCGGGCGTGATGTCGGTGCCGTTGTTGATGGCACCGGGCGTGGCGTTTCCCGAGCGCGACCTGCTGATCTTCATTGCTGCCGGGGTGATCCTGCTCTCGCTGGTGACCGCGTGTATCGCCTTGCCGGTGTTGTTGCGCGATGTTGCGCCGAGCCCGGACGATGCCCGTCGCCATGAGGTGCTCGAGGCTTGGCGGCGCACGGCCGAGGCCGCGATCCGCGCACTGGAAGTCGAAGAGGCGGCCGAGTCCAACGCGGCGGCGGATGCGGCCCAGGCGGCGCTGGCGACTGAACTGAAGGCGCGGATCATGTCCGAGTACCGACATCAGTTGGAGGTGTTCAACGATTCTGCCGAGGCCCAGGCCCTGGCGTTCCAGATGGACCTGCTGGAGCGGCGCATGCGTCTGAAGGCGCTCCGGGCGCAGCGGTTGGAGCTTTACAGTCTGCGGCTTCACCACCAGATCGGTGATGAGGCGTTGCGGGAGGTACTGGGGGAGTTGGATCTGACTGAGGCCAACCTGGGGCAGGTGAAATAG
- a CDS encoding ArsC family reductase has translation MTDTSNTLHLFGIKACDTMKKARTWLDEHAVAYDFHDYKSAGIDREHLTRWCDEHGWEVVLNRAGTTFRKLDDASKADLDQAKAIELMLAQPSMIKRPVLDLGNRTLIGFKPDIYAAALT, from the coding sequence GTGACCGATACGAGCAACACATTGCACCTTTTCGGAATCAAGGCCTGCGATACCATGAAGAAGGCCCGCACGTGGCTGGACGAACACGCCGTAGCCTACGATTTCCATGATTACAAGAGTGCTGGCATCGACCGTGAACACCTGACCCGCTGGTGCGACGAGCACGGCTGGGAAGTGGTGCTCAACCGTGCTGGCACCACCTTTCGCAAACTCGACGACGCCAGCAAGGCCGATCTCGACCAGGCGAAAGCGATCGAGCTGATGCTCGCTCAACCTTCGATGATCAAGCGCCCGGTGCTCGATCTCGGCAACCGAACCCTGATTGGCTTCAAGCCAGATATCTACGCGGCGGCCCTCACCTGA
- the dapD gene encoding 2,3,4,5-tetrahydropyridine-2,6-dicarboxylate N-succinyltransferase, producing MSTTLFSLGFGVGTQNRQGAWLEVFYAQPLIQPSAALVEAVAPVLGYTGGNQAISFTPTQAAQLAEALKGVDAAQAALLTRLAESHKPLVATLLAEDAQLSSTPEAYLKLHLLSHRLAKPHGLSLAGIFPLLPNVAWTSQGAIDLAELAEHQLEARLRGELLEVFSVDKFPKMTDYVVPSGVRIADSARIRLGAYIGEGTTVMHEGFVNFNAGTEGPGMIEGRVSAGVFVGKGSDLGGGCSTMGTLSGGGNIVIKVGEGCLIGANAGIGIPLGDRNTVESGLYVTAGTKVALLDENNQLVKVVKARDLAGQTDLLFRRNSETGAVECKTHKSAIELNEALHAHN from the coding sequence ATGTCCACTACTCTGTTCAGCCTGGGCTTCGGTGTCGGCACCCAGAATCGTCAAGGCGCCTGGCTGGAAGTGTTCTACGCACAGCCCCTGATCCAGCCATCGGCCGCATTGGTCGAGGCAGTCGCTCCGGTCCTGGGCTACACCGGTGGCAACCAGGCCATCAGCTTCACCCCGACACAGGCCGCGCAACTGGCCGAAGCCCTCAAGGGCGTCGACGCCGCACAAGCCGCCCTGCTGACCCGTCTGGCCGAAAGCCACAAGCCGCTGGTCGCTACCCTGCTGGCCGAAGACGCGCAACTGAGTTCCACCCCCGAGGCCTACCTCAAGCTGCACCTGCTGTCCCACCGCCTGGCCAAGCCGCATGGTCTGAGCCTGGCGGGCATATTCCCGCTGCTGCCGAACGTGGCCTGGACCAGCCAGGGCGCAATCGACCTGGCCGAACTGGCCGAGCACCAGCTGGAAGCGCGTCTGCGCGGCGAGCTGCTGGAAGTGTTCTCGGTGGACAAGTTCCCGAAAATGACCGACTACGTGGTGCCGAGCGGCGTGCGTATCGCTGACAGTGCACGTATCCGCCTGGGCGCCTACATCGGCGAAGGCACCACCGTGATGCACGAAGGCTTCGTCAACTTCAACGCCGGTACCGAAGGCCCGGGCATGATCGAAGGCCGTGTCTCGGCCGGCGTGTTCGTCGGCAAGGGCTCGGACCTGGGCGGCGGCTGCTCGACCATGGGCACTCTGTCGGGTGGCGGCAACATCGTGATCAAGGTCGGTGAAGGCTGCCTGATCGGCGCCAACGCCGGTATCGGTATCCCGTTGGGCGACCGCAACACCGTCGAGTCGGGCCTGTACGTGACCGCTGGCACCAAGGTCGCGCTGCTCGACGAAAACAATCAGTTGGTCAAGGTGGTCAAGGCCCGTGATCTGGCCGGCCAAACGGACCTGCTGTTCCGTCGCAACTCGGAAACCGGCGCAGTGGAGTGCAAGACCCACAAATCGGCCATCGAGCTGAACGAAGCGCTGCACGCACATAACTGA